A single Nicotiana tabacum cultivar K326 chromosome 5, ASM71507v2, whole genome shotgun sequence DNA region contains:
- the LOC107822101 gene encoding B3 domain-containing protein REM12 isoform X3 — protein sequence MEFEVMIFDSSHCNREYAEYLQEEEAAATHTFGEASKNFEFEDTNNYASIPSGDQLYESSPSMSCYLIHSRNTDDVIEIPSPGIKLSDEDSSHAEAASDKHVGHSHFVCTIKPYCLTYGYLYLPQQFANGLSNKKGNLIIRDERQRLWNLKLSSDYKKRVRIGDGWRKFIADNRLKEGDRIVFEVVTDEETSIWKFHVVTNAKTPMRKFQGGHGLEPWKQPLAEIPSPDNVVEIPSPGIKSSDEDSSHAETATDKHVGHSHFVCTIKPYCLTYGYLYLPQPFANGLSNKECDLIIRDERQRLWNLKLSSDCKNRVRIGDGWRKFIVDNRLKKGDRIMFEVVTDEESIWKFHAVTNAETPMRKFQANATEKPEPNIMSSYKAFPDVEAAKDMPLSHPDHFISTVKPHHISKCRMHVPKLFARENGLSNRQCTIVIRDYEQRSWEFRLYSSCAGSTFIGGEWRKFCAANFLKEGDCIMFEIFAKGEKPILKFYDLRANASLQPEEWKPNLDAKRVST from the exons ATGGAGTTTGAGGTAATGATCTTTGATTCAAGTCACTGTAACAGAGAATATGCGGAGTATTtgcaagaagaagaagcagcagcaacACATACTTTTGGAGAGGCTTCCAAGAATTTTGAATTTGAAG ATACaaacaactatgcctcaatcccaaGTGGGGATCAACTATATGAATCCTCTCCATCCATGTCGTGCTATTTAATCCATTCAAGAAATACCGACGATGTAATAGAAATACCAAGCCCCGGCATCAAGTTGTCAGACGAGGATTCTTCACATGCGGAAGCTGCTAGTGACAAGCATGTTGGTCATTCTCATTTTGTATGCACTATTAAACCATATTGCCTAACATATGGCTACTTG TACCTTCCTCAACAATTTGCAAATGGTCTCTCCAACAAGAAGGGCAATTTGATTATAAGAGATGAAAGACAAAGGTTATGGAATTTAAAGCTAAGTTCCGATTACAAAAAACGAGTCCGTATTGGAGATGGCTGGCGTAAATTCATTGCTGATAATCGGTTAAAGGAGGGAGATCGTATTGTGTTTGAAGTTGTAACTGATGAAGAGACATCTATATGGAAATTTCATGTTGTTACTAATGCAAAAACTCCAATGAGGAAGTTTCAGG gaggtcacgggctcgagccgtggaaacaaccacTTGCAGAAATACCAAGCCCCGACAATGTAGTAGAAATACCAAGCCCCGGTATCAAGTCGTCAGACGAGGATTCCTCACATGCGGAAACTGCTACTGACAAGCATGTTGGTCATTCTCATTTTGTATGCACTATTAAACCATATTGCCTAACATATGGTTACTTG TACCTTCCTCAACCATTTGCAAATGGTCTCTCCAACAAGGAGTGCGATTTGATTATAAGAGATGAAAGACAAAGGTTATGGAATTTAAAGCTAAGTTCTGATTGCAAAAATCGAGTCCGTATTGGAGATGGCTGGCGTAAATTCATTGTTGATAATCGATTAAAGAAGGGAGATCGTATTATGTTTGAAGTTGTTACTGATGAAGAGTCTATATGGAAATTTCATGCTGTTACTAATGCAGAAACTCCAATGAGGAAGTTTCAGG CAAATGCTACAGAAAAACCAGAACCCAACATCATGTCATCATACAAGGCTTTCCCCGATGTAGAAGCGGCCAAGGACATGCCTCTGTCTCACCCTGATCATTTCATTTCTACTGTCAAACCCCATCACATTTCAAAATGTAGGATG CATGTTCCAAAACTATTTGCGAGAGAAAATGGCCTCAGCAACAGGCAATGTACGATAGTGATAAGAGATTATGAGCAAAGGTCATGGGAATTTAGGCTGTATTCCTCCTGTGCTGGCAGCACTTTCATTGGAGGGGAATGGCGTAAATTTTGCGCTGCTAATTTCTTAAAGGAAGGAGATTGCATAATGTTTGAGATATTTGCCAAGGGAGAGAAACCTATATTGAAATTTTATG ATTTGAGAGCAAATGCATCACTTCAGCCCGAAGAATGGAAGCCTAATTTGGATGCTAAAAGAGTTTCCACTTAA
- the LOC107822101 gene encoding B3 domain-containing protein REM17 isoform X1, whose protein sequence is MKVRPVKPHFFKPILPGFKHALKIPKGFLKYLKGHEHEHAVLRRADKYWLVKVNAYRFKAGWAEFAKENDLQLGDILVFRYEGNMEFEVMIFDSSHCNREYAEYLQEEEAAATHTFGEASKNFEFEDTNNYASIPSGDQLYESSPSMSCYLIHSRNTDDVIEIPSPGIKLSDEDSSHAEAASDKHVGHSHFVCTIKPYCLTYGYLYLPQQFANGLSNKKGNLIIRDERQRLWNLKLSSDYKKRVRIGDGWRKFIADNRLKEGDRIVFEVVTDEETSIWKFHVVTNAKTPMRKFQGGHGLEPWKQPLAEIPSPDNVVEIPSPGIKSSDEDSSHAETATDKHVGHSHFVCTIKPYCLTYGYLYLPQPFANGLSNKECDLIIRDERQRLWNLKLSSDCKNRVRIGDGWRKFIVDNRLKKGDRIMFEVVTDEESIWKFHAVTNAETPMRKFQANATEKPEPNIMSSYKAFPDVEAAKDMPLSHPDHFISTVKPHHISKCRMHVPKLFARENGLSNRQCTIVIRDYEQRSWEFRLYSSCAGSTFIGGEWRKFCAANFLKEGDCIMFEIFAKGEKPILKFYDLRANASLQPEEWKPNLDAKRVST, encoded by the exons ATGAAAGTCCGTCCAGTGAAGCCTCACTTTTTCAAACCTATTCTGCCAGGTTTCAAGCACGCTTTG AAAATTCCTAAAGGTTTTCTGAAGTATCTAAAGGGACATGAGCATGAACATGCAGTACTGAGAAGGGCGGATAAATACTGGCTGGTGAAGGTGAACGCCTATCGATTCAAAGCGGGTTGGGCAGAATTTGCGAAAGAGAATGATTTGCAGTTGGGAGATATATTGGTGTTCAGATATGAAGGAAACATGGAGTTTGAGGTAATGATCTTTGATTCAAGTCACTGTAACAGAGAATATGCGGAGTATTtgcaagaagaagaagcagcagcaacACATACTTTTGGAGAGGCTTCCAAGAATTTTGAATTTGAAG ATACaaacaactatgcctcaatcccaaGTGGGGATCAACTATATGAATCCTCTCCATCCATGTCGTGCTATTTAATCCATTCAAGAAATACCGACGATGTAATAGAAATACCAAGCCCCGGCATCAAGTTGTCAGACGAGGATTCTTCACATGCGGAAGCTGCTAGTGACAAGCATGTTGGTCATTCTCATTTTGTATGCACTATTAAACCATATTGCCTAACATATGGCTACTTG TACCTTCCTCAACAATTTGCAAATGGTCTCTCCAACAAGAAGGGCAATTTGATTATAAGAGATGAAAGACAAAGGTTATGGAATTTAAAGCTAAGTTCCGATTACAAAAAACGAGTCCGTATTGGAGATGGCTGGCGTAAATTCATTGCTGATAATCGGTTAAAGGAGGGAGATCGTATTGTGTTTGAAGTTGTAACTGATGAAGAGACATCTATATGGAAATTTCATGTTGTTACTAATGCAAAAACTCCAATGAGGAAGTTTCAGG gaggtcacgggctcgagccgtggaaacaaccacTTGCAGAAATACCAAGCCCCGACAATGTAGTAGAAATACCAAGCCCCGGTATCAAGTCGTCAGACGAGGATTCCTCACATGCGGAAACTGCTACTGACAAGCATGTTGGTCATTCTCATTTTGTATGCACTATTAAACCATATTGCCTAACATATGGTTACTTG TACCTTCCTCAACCATTTGCAAATGGTCTCTCCAACAAGGAGTGCGATTTGATTATAAGAGATGAAAGACAAAGGTTATGGAATTTAAAGCTAAGTTCTGATTGCAAAAATCGAGTCCGTATTGGAGATGGCTGGCGTAAATTCATTGTTGATAATCGATTAAAGAAGGGAGATCGTATTATGTTTGAAGTTGTTACTGATGAAGAGTCTATATGGAAATTTCATGCTGTTACTAATGCAGAAACTCCAATGAGGAAGTTTCAGG CAAATGCTACAGAAAAACCAGAACCCAACATCATGTCATCATACAAGGCTTTCCCCGATGTAGAAGCGGCCAAGGACATGCCTCTGTCTCACCCTGATCATTTCATTTCTACTGTCAAACCCCATCACATTTCAAAATGTAGGATG CATGTTCCAAAACTATTTGCGAGAGAAAATGGCCTCAGCAACAGGCAATGTACGATAGTGATAAGAGATTATGAGCAAAGGTCATGGGAATTTAGGCTGTATTCCTCCTGTGCTGGCAGCACTTTCATTGGAGGGGAATGGCGTAAATTTTGCGCTGCTAATTTCTTAAAGGAAGGAGATTGCATAATGTTTGAGATATTTGCCAAGGGAGAGAAACCTATATTGAAATTTTATG ATTTGAGAGCAAATGCATCACTTCAGCCCGAAGAATGGAAGCCTAATTTGGATGCTAAAAGAGTTTCCACTTAA
- the LOC107822104 gene encoding B3 domain-containing protein REM10 encodes MKVTPVKPHFFKPIQPGFKQGLKIPVGFLKYLKGYKNEYAILRKDGKKWLVKVKGRRLQEGWGKFVEEQGLELGNMLVFRHEGNMEFEVTIFDSSHCDREYAEYLDEEEANNVEFKDKPNAEAATHNACDQSHFSCIVRAYCLKGYLCIPTRFAAENGLTNKNCGLIIRDERQRSWNLRLYTSCSRVYIGGSWGDFRVANDLKVGDHIMFEIVTNGEKPIWKFHDIRTKPSDMIPLNAQVSTPASGDDDLPYFISTIKPYSIKKSVLYLPVDFAISNGLINRKCEMILKDEANRSWSVWLGRDAHHFGIISGWTKFRAANGLQVGDVYKFELITNAKLPIAYFRRKYSGEDAEREVH; translated from the exons ATGAAAGTCACTCCAGTGAAGCCTCACTTTTTCAAGCCAATTCAACCAGGTTTCAAGCAGGGTCTG AAAATTCCCGTAGGTTTCTTGAAGTATCTGAAGGGATATAAGAATGAATACGCAATACTAAGAAAGGATGGTAAGAAGTGGCTGGTGAAGGTGAAGGGCCGTCGACTGCAAGAGGGTTGGGGGAAATTTGTAGAGGAGCAGGGTCTGGAATTGGGAAATATGTTGGTGTTCAGACATGAAGGGAACATGGAGTTTGAGGTTACCATCTTTGATTCGAGTCACTGTGACAGAGAATATGCAGAGTATCTGGACGAAGAAGAAGCCAATAATGTTGAATTCAAAG ACAAACCAAATGCAGAAGCTGCTACTCACAACGCTTGTGATCAAtctcatttttcatgcattgtTAGAGCCTATTGCCTTAAAGGTTACTTG TGCATTCCTACTCGATTTGCAGCGGAAAACGGTCTCACCAACAAGAATTGTGGTTTGATTATTAGAGATGAAAGACAAAGGTCATGGAATTTAAGGCTATATACTTCCTGTTCTCGAGTCTATATTGGAGGTAGCTGGGGTGACTTTCGTGTTGCAAATGACTTAAAGGTGGGAGATCATATAATGTTTGAGATTGTTACTAATGGAGAAAAACCAATCTGGAAATTTCATG ACATTAGGACAAAGCCCTCAGACATGATTCCTCTCAATGCACAAGTATCTACTCCAGCTTCTGGTGATGACGAtcttccttattttatttcaACCATTAAACCTTATTCCATCAAGAAGTCAGTTTTG TATCTTCCAGTGGATTTTGCAATTTCGAACGGGTTGATAAATAGAAAGTGTGAGATGATTCTGAAAGATGAAGCAAATAGATCTTGGTCAGTATGGCTAGGGAGAGATGCACATCATTTTGGAATTATAAGTGGATGGACAAAATTCAGAGCAGCAAATGGTCTCCAAGTAGGAGATGTTTACAAGTTTGAACTCATCACAAACGCGAAATTACCAATTGCGTACTTCCGCC GCAAATATTCTGGAGAGGATGCAGAAAGAGAGGTCCATTGA
- the LOC107822101 gene encoding B3 domain-containing protein REM17 isoform X4: MEFEVMIFDSSHCNREYAEYLQEEEAAATHTFGEASKNFEFEDTNNYASIPSGDQLYESSPSMSCYLIHSRNTDDVIEIPSPGIKLSDEDSSHAEAASDKHVGHSHFVCTIKPYCLTYGYLYLPQQFANGLSNKKGNLIIRDERQRLWNLKLSSDYKKRVRIGDGWRKFIADNRLKEGDRIVFEVVTDEETSIWKFHVVTNAKTPMRKFQGGHGLEPWKQPLAEIPSPDNVVEIPSPGIKSSDEDSSHAETATDKHVGHSHFVCTIKPYCLTYGYLYLPQPFANGLSNKECDLIIRDERQRLWNLKLSSDCKNRVRIGDGWRKFIVDNRLKKGDRIMFEVVTDEESIWKFHAVTNAETPMRKFQEKPEPNIMSSYKAFPDVEAAKDMPLSHPDHFISTVKPHHISKCRMHVPKLFARENGLSNRQCTIVIRDYEQRSWEFRLYSSCAGSTFIGGEWRKFCAANFLKEGDCIMFEIFAKGEKPILKFYDLRANASLQPEEWKPNLDAKRVST; the protein is encoded by the exons ATGGAGTTTGAGGTAATGATCTTTGATTCAAGTCACTGTAACAGAGAATATGCGGAGTATTtgcaagaagaagaagcagcagcaacACATACTTTTGGAGAGGCTTCCAAGAATTTTGAATTTGAAG ATACaaacaactatgcctcaatcccaaGTGGGGATCAACTATATGAATCCTCTCCATCCATGTCGTGCTATTTAATCCATTCAAGAAATACCGACGATGTAATAGAAATACCAAGCCCCGGCATCAAGTTGTCAGACGAGGATTCTTCACATGCGGAAGCTGCTAGTGACAAGCATGTTGGTCATTCTCATTTTGTATGCACTATTAAACCATATTGCCTAACATATGGCTACTTG TACCTTCCTCAACAATTTGCAAATGGTCTCTCCAACAAGAAGGGCAATTTGATTATAAGAGATGAAAGACAAAGGTTATGGAATTTAAAGCTAAGTTCCGATTACAAAAAACGAGTCCGTATTGGAGATGGCTGGCGTAAATTCATTGCTGATAATCGGTTAAAGGAGGGAGATCGTATTGTGTTTGAAGTTGTAACTGATGAAGAGACATCTATATGGAAATTTCATGTTGTTACTAATGCAAAAACTCCAATGAGGAAGTTTCAGG gaggtcacgggctcgagccgtggaaacaaccacTTGCAGAAATACCAAGCCCCGACAATGTAGTAGAAATACCAAGCCCCGGTATCAAGTCGTCAGACGAGGATTCCTCACATGCGGAAACTGCTACTGACAAGCATGTTGGTCATTCTCATTTTGTATGCACTATTAAACCATATTGCCTAACATATGGTTACTTG TACCTTCCTCAACCATTTGCAAATGGTCTCTCCAACAAGGAGTGCGATTTGATTATAAGAGATGAAAGACAAAGGTTATGGAATTTAAAGCTAAGTTCTGATTGCAAAAATCGAGTCCGTATTGGAGATGGCTGGCGTAAATTCATTGTTGATAATCGATTAAAGAAGGGAGATCGTATTATGTTTGAAGTTGTTACTGATGAAGAGTCTATATGGAAATTTCATGCTGTTACTAATGCAGAAACTCCAATGAGGAAGTTTCAGG AAAAACCAGAACCCAACATCATGTCATCATACAAGGCTTTCCCCGATGTAGAAGCGGCCAAGGACATGCCTCTGTCTCACCCTGATCATTTCATTTCTACTGTCAAACCCCATCACATTTCAAAATGTAGGATG CATGTTCCAAAACTATTTGCGAGAGAAAATGGCCTCAGCAACAGGCAATGTACGATAGTGATAAGAGATTATGAGCAAAGGTCATGGGAATTTAGGCTGTATTCCTCCTGTGCTGGCAGCACTTTCATTGGAGGGGAATGGCGTAAATTTTGCGCTGCTAATTTCTTAAAGGAAGGAGATTGCATAATGTTTGAGATATTTGCCAAGGGAGAGAAACCTATATTGAAATTTTATG ATTTGAGAGCAAATGCATCACTTCAGCCCGAAGAATGGAAGCCTAATTTGGATGCTAAAAGAGTTTCCACTTAA
- the LOC107822101 gene encoding B3 domain-containing protein REM14 isoform X2, producing MKVRPVKPHFFKPILPGFKHALKIPKGFLKYLKGHEHEHAVLRRADKYWLVKVNAYRFKAGWAEFAKENDLQLGDILVFRYEGNMEFEVMIFDSSHCNREYAEYLQEEEAAATHTFGEASKNFEFEDTNNYASIPSGDQLYESSPSMSCYLIHSRNTDDVIEIPSPGIKLSDEDSSHAEAASDKHVGHSHFVCTIKPYCLTYGYLYLPQQFANGLSNKKGNLIIRDERQRLWNLKLSSDYKKRVRIGDGWRKFIADNRLKEGDRIVFEVVTDEETSIWKFHVVTNAKTPMRKFQGGHGLEPWKQPLAEIPSPDNVVEIPSPGIKSSDEDSSHAETATDKHVGHSHFVCTIKPYCLTYGYLYLPQPFANGLSNKECDLIIRDERQRLWNLKLSSDCKNRVRIGDGWRKFIVDNRLKKGDRIMFEVVTDEESIWKFHAVTNAETPMRKFQEKPEPNIMSSYKAFPDVEAAKDMPLSHPDHFISTVKPHHISKCRMHVPKLFARENGLSNRQCTIVIRDYEQRSWEFRLYSSCAGSTFIGGEWRKFCAANFLKEGDCIMFEIFAKGEKPILKFYDLRANASLQPEEWKPNLDAKRVST from the exons ATGAAAGTCCGTCCAGTGAAGCCTCACTTTTTCAAACCTATTCTGCCAGGTTTCAAGCACGCTTTG AAAATTCCTAAAGGTTTTCTGAAGTATCTAAAGGGACATGAGCATGAACATGCAGTACTGAGAAGGGCGGATAAATACTGGCTGGTGAAGGTGAACGCCTATCGATTCAAAGCGGGTTGGGCAGAATTTGCGAAAGAGAATGATTTGCAGTTGGGAGATATATTGGTGTTCAGATATGAAGGAAACATGGAGTTTGAGGTAATGATCTTTGATTCAAGTCACTGTAACAGAGAATATGCGGAGTATTtgcaagaagaagaagcagcagcaacACATACTTTTGGAGAGGCTTCCAAGAATTTTGAATTTGAAG ATACaaacaactatgcctcaatcccaaGTGGGGATCAACTATATGAATCCTCTCCATCCATGTCGTGCTATTTAATCCATTCAAGAAATACCGACGATGTAATAGAAATACCAAGCCCCGGCATCAAGTTGTCAGACGAGGATTCTTCACATGCGGAAGCTGCTAGTGACAAGCATGTTGGTCATTCTCATTTTGTATGCACTATTAAACCATATTGCCTAACATATGGCTACTTG TACCTTCCTCAACAATTTGCAAATGGTCTCTCCAACAAGAAGGGCAATTTGATTATAAGAGATGAAAGACAAAGGTTATGGAATTTAAAGCTAAGTTCCGATTACAAAAAACGAGTCCGTATTGGAGATGGCTGGCGTAAATTCATTGCTGATAATCGGTTAAAGGAGGGAGATCGTATTGTGTTTGAAGTTGTAACTGATGAAGAGACATCTATATGGAAATTTCATGTTGTTACTAATGCAAAAACTCCAATGAGGAAGTTTCAGG gaggtcacgggctcgagccgtggaaacaaccacTTGCAGAAATACCAAGCCCCGACAATGTAGTAGAAATACCAAGCCCCGGTATCAAGTCGTCAGACGAGGATTCCTCACATGCGGAAACTGCTACTGACAAGCATGTTGGTCATTCTCATTTTGTATGCACTATTAAACCATATTGCCTAACATATGGTTACTTG TACCTTCCTCAACCATTTGCAAATGGTCTCTCCAACAAGGAGTGCGATTTGATTATAAGAGATGAAAGACAAAGGTTATGGAATTTAAAGCTAAGTTCTGATTGCAAAAATCGAGTCCGTATTGGAGATGGCTGGCGTAAATTCATTGTTGATAATCGATTAAAGAAGGGAGATCGTATTATGTTTGAAGTTGTTACTGATGAAGAGTCTATATGGAAATTTCATGCTGTTACTAATGCAGAAACTCCAATGAGGAAGTTTCAGG AAAAACCAGAACCCAACATCATGTCATCATACAAGGCTTTCCCCGATGTAGAAGCGGCCAAGGACATGCCTCTGTCTCACCCTGATCATTTCATTTCTACTGTCAAACCCCATCACATTTCAAAATGTAGGATG CATGTTCCAAAACTATTTGCGAGAGAAAATGGCCTCAGCAACAGGCAATGTACGATAGTGATAAGAGATTATGAGCAAAGGTCATGGGAATTTAGGCTGTATTCCTCCTGTGCTGGCAGCACTTTCATTGGAGGGGAATGGCGTAAATTTTGCGCTGCTAATTTCTTAAAGGAAGGAGATTGCATAATGTTTGAGATATTTGCCAAGGGAGAGAAACCTATATTGAAATTTTATG ATTTGAGAGCAAATGCATCACTTCAGCCCGAAGAATGGAAGCCTAATTTGGATGCTAAAAGAGTTTCCACTTAA